The following proteins are encoded in a genomic region of Haloarcula marina:
- a CDS encoding GNAT family N-acetyltransferase: protein MYVRDAKNREEAWLLDRIEEMGLDETAFRSRDYVVAIDEHDNRKAGFGRIRIHKPDESDPVCELTSIGVLPEWRGQGVGAHVIERLVEYAADEGFDVVYSLTSEDTYLTQFGFERISTEALPDPLRERLETKQENIQPGAVPLRLEHDDFGIPSRFRERFKNASAHESHETEPEDSAEDFGIDPEEATYKYDTGR, encoded by the coding sequence ATGTACGTCCGGGACGCGAAAAACCGCGAAGAAGCCTGGTTGCTGGACCGCATCGAGGAGATGGGGCTGGACGAGACGGCCTTCCGCTCCCGCGACTACGTCGTCGCCATCGACGAACACGACAACCGGAAGGCCGGGTTCGGTCGCATCCGCATCCACAAGCCGGACGAGAGCGACCCCGTCTGCGAACTGACGAGTATCGGCGTCCTCCCGGAGTGGCGCGGGCAGGGCGTCGGCGCGCACGTCATCGAGCGACTCGTCGAGTACGCCGCCGACGAGGGGTTCGACGTGGTGTACTCGCTGACGAGCGAGGACACGTACCTCACCCAGTTCGGCTTCGAGCGCATCTCGACCGAGGCGTTACCGGACCCCCTGCGTGAGCGACTGGAGACGAAGCAGGAGAACATCCAACCGGGAGCCGTCCCGCTCCGCCTCGAACACGACGACTTCGGGATTCCCTCGCGGTTCCGCGAGCGGTTCAAGAACGCCTCGGCCCACGAGTCCCACGAGACGGAACCCGAAGACTCCGCCGAGGACTTCGGTATCGACCCGGAGGAAGCGACCTACAAGTACGACACCGGCCGTTAG
- a CDS encoding AMP-binding protein yields MAPDSLEELDHVVHEPSRESVESTNVWQFMQTYDIEDYEALIRRTTTDIEGIEESGVDWFWDEVVDYLGIEFFEDYDAVRDDGDGPQFTRWYPGGELNAAHNVVDRHAARDNGARNHVALIWEGEPGDVRQLTYHDLHAQSNRVANYLESVGVDTGDTVGLYMPMVPEVASILYGCLKVGAIAVPIFSGFGVDATATRIADAECSVLFTGDGFYRRGSKVHLKGTADEAIEEAENLVDGRETPVEHTVVYDRIGTAEDPVDRLTWTRRDEWWTEAVETQSDEYETKSLPSDQESMLLYSSGTTGKPKGIVHTHAGALLQATKEIYFGFDHKPGDRFFWVSDIGWMMGPWMLLGNHALGGTAFMYEGAPDHPDPDRFWAMIDRHDLTVFGVSPTAIRALRKKGETWLDGHDLSSLRLLGSTGEPWDPESWQWFYENVGGGDCPIINISGGTEIMGCFLMPMPIQSLKPCTLGGPGLGMDIDIVNEAGESIADTHERGYLVARDSCPSMTKSLWSGDERYLAEYWSAWPDLWDHGDWAQKDADGLWFLHGRADDALNVAGRKVGPAEVEGAAMDHPAVNQAAAVGVPDDTTGTAVVLYAVLEPGHDPTDSLREAIKSTVGEELGKPFRPREVLFVDAFPKTQSGKILRRAIGAVYRGEELGDMSSIENPEALEAIEAAN; encoded by the coding sequence ATGGCCCCCGATTCACTCGAAGAGCTAGACCACGTCGTCCACGAACCCTCTCGGGAGTCCGTCGAATCGACCAACGTCTGGCAGTTCATGCAGACGTACGACATCGAGGACTACGAGGCCTTGATACGGCGGACGACGACGGACATCGAGGGGATAGAGGAGAGCGGCGTCGACTGGTTCTGGGACGAAGTGGTCGACTACCTCGGTATCGAGTTCTTCGAGGACTACGACGCGGTCAGAGACGACGGCGACGGCCCACAGTTCACCCGCTGGTACCCCGGCGGCGAACTGAACGCCGCCCACAACGTCGTCGACAGACACGCCGCCCGTGACAACGGCGCGCGCAACCACGTGGCGCTCATCTGGGAGGGCGAACCCGGCGACGTGCGGCAACTCACCTACCACGACCTGCACGCCCAGTCCAATCGGGTCGCGAACTACCTCGAATCGGTCGGCGTCGACACCGGCGACACCGTCGGCCTCTACATGCCGATGGTCCCCGAAGTCGCCAGCATCCTCTACGGGTGTCTGAAAGTCGGGGCCATCGCCGTCCCCATCTTCTCGGGGTTCGGCGTCGACGCCACGGCCACCCGCATCGCAGACGCGGAGTGTTCCGTGCTGTTCACCGGCGACGGGTTCTACCGCCGCGGGTCGAAGGTCCACCTCAAGGGGACGGCCGACGAGGCCATCGAGGAAGCCGAGAACCTCGTCGACGGGAGAGAGACGCCCGTCGAACACACCGTCGTCTACGACCGCATCGGCACCGCCGAGGACCCCGTGGACCGACTGACGTGGACGCGGCGCGACGAGTGGTGGACCGAGGCCGTCGAGACACAGAGCGACGAGTACGAGACGAAGTCCCTGCCCAGCGACCAGGAGTCGATGCTGCTGTACTCCTCGGGGACGACGGGGAAACCGAAAGGCATCGTCCACACGCACGCGGGCGCGCTCCTGCAGGCGACCAAGGAGATTTACTTCGGGTTCGACCACAAGCCCGGCGACCGCTTCTTCTGGGTCAGCGACATCGGGTGGATGATGGGGCCGTGGATGCTCTTGGGCAACCACGCGCTGGGCGGCACGGCGTTCATGTACGAGGGCGCGCCCGACCACCCCGACCCCGACCGGTTCTGGGCGATGATAGACCGCCACGACCTGACCGTCTTCGGCGTCTCGCCGACGGCGATTCGAGCGCTCCGAAAGAAGGGCGAGACGTGGCTGGACGGCCACGACCTCTCTTCGCTCCGACTGCTCGGGTCGACGGGCGAACCGTGGGACCCGGAGAGTTGGCAGTGGTTCTACGAGAACGTGGGCGGCGGCGACTGTCCCATCATCAACATCTCGGGCGGCACGGAGATAATGGGCTGTTTCCTGATGCCGATGCCCATCCAGTCGCTGAAACCCTGTACGCTCGGCGGCCCGGGTCTGGGGATGGACATCGACATCGTGAACGAAGCGGGCGAGTCAATCGCCGATACCCACGAACGCGGCTATCTCGTCGCTCGGGACTCCTGCCCGTCGATGACGAAGTCGCTGTGGAGCGGCGACGAGCGGTATCTGGCGGAGTACTGGTCGGCGTGGCCGGACCTCTGGGACCACGGCGACTGGGCGCAGAAGGACGCGGACGGTCTCTGGTTCCTCCACGGCCGGGCCGACGACGCCCTGAACGTCGCGGGCCGGAAGGTCGGCCCCGCGGAAGTCGAGGGCGCGGCGATGGACCACCCCGCGGTGAATCAGGCCGCCGCCGTGGGCGTCCCGGACGACACCACCGGGACGGCCGTCGTCCTCTACGCCGTCCTCGAACCGGGCCACGACCCGACGGACTCGCTCCGGGAGGCCATCAAATCCACCGTCGGCGAGGAACTGGGCAAGCCGTTCCGGCCCCGCGAGGTGCTGTTCGTGGACGCGTTCCCGAAGACCCAGAGCGGAAAGATTCTCCGACGGGCCATCGGCGCGGTGTACCGCGGCGAGGAGTTGGGCGACATGTCCAGCATCGAGAACCCCGAGGCGCTGGAGGCTATCGAAGCGGCGAACTGA